From Streptomyces chrestomyceticus JCM 4735, one genomic window encodes:
- the aroQ gene encoding type II 3-dehydroquinate dehydratase, with amino-acid sequence MRRVLVLNGPNLGRLGSREPDVYGSTSYAGLVERCTALGKELGFEAEVRETNDEGELIRWLHEAADGSIPVVINPGAFTHYSYAMRDAAAQRTAPLVEVHISNPYAREEFRHNSVIAAVASGTIAGFGIGSYELALRALAAELTA; translated from the coding sequence GTGAGGCGCGTGCTGGTCCTCAACGGGCCCAACCTCGGCCGGCTGGGCTCCCGCGAGCCCGACGTCTACGGATCCACGTCCTACGCCGGACTGGTCGAACGCTGCACCGCGCTCGGCAAGGAGCTGGGGTTCGAGGCGGAGGTCCGGGAGACCAACGACGAGGGCGAGCTGATCCGCTGGCTGCACGAGGCGGCGGACGGATCGATCCCGGTGGTCATCAACCCCGGCGCGTTCACGCACTACTCGTACGCCATGCGGGACGCCGCCGCCCAGCGCACCGCCCCCCTCGTCGAGGTGCACATCTCCAACCCGTACGCCCGCGAGGAGTTCCGCCACAACTCGGTGATCGCGGCGGTGGCCAGCGGTACGATCGCGGGCTTCGGCATCGGCTCCTACGAACTCGCGCTGCGCGCCCTGGCCGCCGAACTCACCGCCTGA
- a CDS encoding AAA family ATPase, which translates to MQHAGGTPLPPPHGPVPGHGAAMTPHPGAGHPIPPHQHQHQPQAAPPAPGWPPPPAAPPHGAPTAPPPAEATGHIQLPPGAPVALPSPPAGAAAPDAAHAAVAVLLIGPAGAGKTSVARHWADTRRVPTAHISLDDVREWVRSGFADPQSGWNDHSEAQYRLARRTCGFAARNFLANGISCILDDAVFPDRPVIGLGGWKRHVGPGLLPIVLLPGLEIVLERNARRTGNRRLSDEEVARIHGRMAGWYGSGLPIIDNSAHDVPTTARLLDDVVARSIASPPSW; encoded by the coding sequence ATGCAGCACGCAGGGGGGACTCCGCTGCCACCGCCTCACGGGCCGGTGCCGGGCCACGGGGCCGCGATGACCCCGCATCCCGGTGCCGGCCACCCGATACCGCCGCACCAGCATCAGCACCAGCCGCAGGCCGCGCCGCCCGCGCCCGGCTGGCCCCCGCCGCCCGCCGCCCCGCCGCACGGCGCACCGACCGCGCCGCCGCCCGCCGAGGCCACCGGGCACATCCAGCTCCCGCCCGGCGCCCCCGTGGCGCTGCCCAGCCCGCCCGCCGGCGCCGCCGCGCCGGACGCCGCGCACGCCGCCGTGGCCGTGCTGCTCATCGGCCCGGCCGGCGCCGGCAAGACCAGCGTCGCCCGGCACTGGGCCGACACCCGCCGGGTGCCCACCGCGCACATCAGCCTCGACGACGTCCGCGAATGGGTACGGTCCGGCTTCGCCGACCCCCAGTCCGGCTGGAACGACCACTCCGAGGCGCAGTACCGCCTGGCCCGCCGCACCTGCGGCTTCGCGGCCCGCAACTTCCTCGCCAACGGCATCTCCTGCATCCTCGACGACGCCGTCTTCCCGGACCGCCCGGTCATCGGCCTCGGCGGCTGGAAGCGCCACGTGGGCCCCGGTCTGCTGCCGATCGTGCTGCTGCCGGGCCTGGAGATCGTCCTGGAGCGCAACGCCCGCCGCACGGGCAACCGGCGCCTCTCCGACGAGGAGGTCGCCCGCATCCACGGCCGGATGGCGGGCTGGTACGGCTCCGGCCTGCCCATCATCGACAACTCCGCACACGACGTCCCCACCACGGCCCGCCTCCTGGACGACGTGGTCGCCCGCAGCATCGCGAGCCCGCCGAGTTGGTAG
- a CDS encoding shikimate kinase — MTPPLVVLVGPPGAGKSTVGALLAERLGAGYRDTDADIEAGAGKPIPEIFIDHGEPHFRELERQAVRAAVESHPGVLSLGGGAIMDGGTRALLAGLPVVFLDVQLADAVRRVGLDAPRPLLAVNPRQRWRELMEARRPLYTEVARAVVATDSRTPEEVAAAVLDALQLHTSPEAGTPAADAAAPGTPGRKEHP, encoded by the coding sequence GTGACGCCGCCGCTCGTGGTGCTGGTGGGCCCCCCGGGCGCGGGGAAGTCCACCGTGGGGGCCCTGCTGGCCGAGCGGCTCGGCGCCGGGTACCGCGACACCGACGCGGACATCGAGGCGGGCGCGGGCAAGCCCATCCCGGAGATCTTCATCGACCACGGCGAGCCGCACTTCCGTGAACTGGAGCGGCAGGCCGTACGGGCCGCGGTCGAGAGCCACCCCGGAGTGCTCTCGCTCGGCGGCGGCGCGATCATGGACGGGGGCACCCGCGCCCTGCTGGCCGGCCTGCCGGTCGTCTTCCTGGACGTCCAACTGGCCGACGCCGTACGGCGCGTAGGGCTGGACGCGCCGCGCCCGCTGCTCGCCGTCAACCCGCGGCAGCGGTGGCGCGAGCTGATGGAGGCGCGCCGCCCGCTGTACACGGAGGTCGCGCGCGCCGTGGTCGCCACGGACAGCCGGACTCCCGAAGAGGTCGCCGCGGCCGTACTGGACGCATTGCAGCTACACACATCACCGGAGGCCGGGACCCCGGCGGCGGACGCCGCGGCCCCCGGCACACCCGGGAGGAAGGAACACCCGTGA
- the nusB gene encoding transcription antitermination factor NusB, which yields MAARNKARKRAFQILFEADQRGADVQSVLADWMRHARTDPRQPPVNEYTLQLVEGYAEHVERIDELLDTYSVGWSLDRMPTVDRNVLRLGAYELIWVDETPDAVAIDEAVQLAKEFSTDESPAFVNGLLARLKELKPSLRREAR from the coding sequence GTGGCCGCCCGTAACAAGGCCCGTAAGCGCGCCTTCCAGATCCTCTTCGAGGCCGACCAGCGCGGTGCCGACGTGCAGTCCGTGCTGGCGGACTGGATGCGGCACGCCCGGACCGATCCGCGGCAGCCGCCGGTCAACGAGTACACCCTGCAACTGGTCGAGGGGTACGCGGAGCACGTCGAGCGCATCGACGAACTGCTCGACACCTACTCCGTCGGCTGGTCGCTGGACCGGATGCCGACGGTCGACCGCAATGTCCTGCGGCTCGGCGCGTACGAGCTGATCTGGGTGGACGAGACGCCGGACGCCGTGGCGATCGACGAGGCGGTGCAGTTGGCCAAGGAGTTCTCCACGGACGAATCCCCGGCCTTCGTCAACGGCCTGCTGGCCCGCCTGAAGGAACTGAAGCCCAGCCTGCGGCGCGAGGCGCGCTGA
- a CDS encoding aspartate carbamoyltransferase catalytic subunit, with amino-acid sequence MKRHLISAADLTRDDAVLILDTAEEMARVADRPIKKLPTLRGRTVVNLFFEDSTRTRISFEAAAKRLSADVINFSAKGSSVSKGESLKDTALTLEAMGADAVVIRHGDSGAPHRLATSGWIGGSVVNAGDGTHEHPTQALLDAFTMRRHLTDGAGQDLSGRHITIVGDILHSRVARSNVHLLTTLGAEVTLVAPPTLVPVGVERWPCEVSYDLDAVLTKSDAVMMLRVQRERMNAAFFPTEREYARRYGLDGDRMGRMPGHAIVMHPGPMNRGMEITAEVADSPRCTAVEQVANGVSIRMAVLYLLLGGNEPAVTTTAHPSPATTPDGGAARRPSTRTEESK; translated from the coding sequence ATGAAGCGTCATCTCATCTCGGCCGCCGACCTCACCCGCGACGACGCCGTCCTGATCCTCGACACCGCCGAGGAGATGGCCCGGGTGGCGGACCGGCCGATCAAGAAGCTCCCCACCCTGCGCGGACGCACCGTCGTCAACCTCTTCTTCGAGGACTCCACGCGCACCCGCATCTCGTTCGAGGCGGCCGCCAAGCGGCTGTCGGCGGACGTCATCAACTTCTCCGCGAAGGGCTCGTCCGTCTCCAAGGGCGAGTCGCTGAAGGACACCGCGCTGACCCTGGAGGCGATGGGCGCGGACGCCGTCGTCATCCGGCACGGCGACTCCGGCGCCCCGCACCGCCTGGCCACCTCCGGCTGGATCGGCGGCTCGGTGGTCAACGCCGGCGACGGTACGCACGAGCACCCCACCCAGGCGCTGCTGGACGCCTTCACCATGCGCCGGCACCTGACCGACGGCGCGGGCCAGGACCTGTCCGGCCGCCACATCACCATCGTCGGCGACATCCTGCACAGCCGGGTCGCCCGCTCCAACGTCCACCTGCTGACCACCCTGGGCGCCGAGGTGACGCTGGTCGCGCCGCCCACGCTGGTGCCGGTCGGTGTCGAGCGGTGGCCGTGCGAGGTCAGCTACGACCTGGACGCGGTGCTGACCAAGTCGGACGCGGTGATGATGCTGCGCGTCCAGCGCGAGCGGATGAACGCCGCCTTCTTCCCCACCGAGCGGGAGTACGCCCGGCGCTACGGCCTGGACGGCGACCGGATGGGCCGGATGCCCGGCCACGCGATCGTGATGCACCCCGGCCCGATGAACCGCGGCATGGAGATCACCGCCGAGGTCGCCGACTCGCCGCGCTGCACCGCCGTCGAGCAGGTGGCCAACGGTGTCAGCATCCGGATGGCCGTCCTGTACCTGCTGCTGGGCGGCAACGAGCCCGCCGTCACCACCACCGCCCACCCGTCGCCCGCCACCACCCCGGACGGAGGCGCTGCGCGCCGCCCCTCCACCCGCACCGAGGAGAGCAAGTAA
- a CDS encoding dihydroorotase, with the protein MSKTLIRGAKILGGEPQDVLITDGVIAAVGNELAGTEDATVVEAAGQILLPGLVDLHTHLREPGREDSETVLTGTKAAAVGGFTAVHAMANTFPVADTAGVVEQVWRLGKESGYCDVQPVGAVTVGLEGKKLAELGAMHDSAAGVRVFSDDGKCVDDAVIMRRALEYVKAFDGVIAQHAQEPRLTEGAQMNEGIVSAELGLAGWPAVAEESIIARDVLLAAHVGSRVHICHLSTAGSVEIVRWAKSKGWNVTAEVTPHHLLLTDELVRSYNPVYKVNPPLRTEADVLALREALADGTIDCVATDHAPHPHEDKDCEWGAAAMGMVGLETALSVVQHTMVDTGLLDWAGVADRMSSRPAEIGRLKGHGRPVSPGEPANLTLLDPAYRGPVDPAGFASRSRNTPYEGRELPGRVTHTFLRGRATVVDGKLA; encoded by the coding sequence ATGAGCAAGACCCTGATCCGCGGGGCGAAGATCCTGGGTGGCGAGCCGCAGGACGTCCTGATCACCGATGGCGTGATCGCCGCCGTCGGCAACGAACTGGCCGGTACCGAGGACGCCACCGTCGTCGAGGCCGCGGGCCAGATCCTGCTGCCCGGCCTGGTGGACCTGCACACCCACCTGCGCGAGCCGGGCCGTGAGGACTCCGAGACGGTCCTGACCGGCACCAAGGCCGCAGCCGTCGGCGGGTTCACCGCCGTGCACGCCATGGCCAACACCTTCCCCGTCGCCGACACCGCGGGCGTCGTCGAGCAGGTCTGGCGCCTGGGCAAGGAGTCCGGCTACTGCGACGTGCAGCCGGTCGGCGCGGTGACCGTGGGCCTGGAGGGCAAGAAGCTCGCCGAGCTGGGTGCCATGCACGACTCCGCCGCGGGCGTGCGGGTCTTCTCCGACGACGGCAAGTGCGTGGACGACGCGGTGATCATGCGCCGCGCGCTGGAGTACGTGAAGGCGTTCGACGGCGTGATCGCCCAGCACGCCCAGGAGCCCCGGCTGACCGAGGGCGCCCAGATGAACGAGGGCATCGTCTCCGCCGAGCTGGGCCTGGCCGGCTGGCCCGCGGTGGCCGAGGAGTCGATCATCGCGCGGGACGTGCTGCTCGCCGCGCACGTCGGTTCGCGGGTGCACATCTGCCACCTGTCCACCGCCGGGTCCGTCGAGATCGTCCGCTGGGCCAAGTCCAAGGGCTGGAACGTCACCGCCGAGGTCACCCCGCACCACCTGCTGCTGACCGACGAGCTGGTCCGCTCCTACAACCCCGTCTACAAGGTGAACCCGCCGCTGCGTACCGAGGCCGACGTGCTCGCGCTGCGCGAGGCGCTGGCCGACGGCACCATCGACTGCGTCGCCACCGACCACGCCCCGCACCCGCACGAGGACAAGGACTGCGAGTGGGGCGCGGCCGCCATGGGCATGGTCGGCCTGGAGACGGCACTCTCCGTCGTCCAGCACACGATGGTCGACACCGGCCTGCTCGACTGGGCCGGCGTCGCCGACCGGATGTCCAGCCGCCCCGCCGAGATCGGCCGTCTCAAGGGCCACGGCCGCCCCGTCTCGCCTGGCGAGCCCGCCAACCTCACGCTGCTCGATCCGGCATACCGTGGACCCGTGGACCCCGCGGGCTTCGCCTCCCGCAGCCGCAACACGCCCTACGAGGGCCGTGAGCTGCCGGGTCGCGTGACCCACACCTTCCTGCGGGGCCGGGCAACGGTCGTGGACGGGAAACTGGCGTGA
- the pyrR gene encoding bifunctional pyr operon transcriptional regulator/uracil phosphoribosyltransferase PyrR produces MDAPSSNAARPVLEGPDITRMLTRIAHEIVERAKGADDVVLLGIPTRGVFLARRLAAKLEEITGRAVPVGSLDITMYRDDLRLGPARALARTDIPGDGIEGRVVLLVDDVLFSGRTIRAALDALNDIGRPRAVQLAVLVDRGHRELPIRADYVGKNLPTSLRETVKVQLTEEDGRDAVLLGVKQTAPAGEQ; encoded by the coding sequence ATGGACGCCCCCAGCTCCAACGCTGCGCGCCCGGTCCTCGAAGGGCCGGATATCACGCGCATGCTCACCCGCATCGCCCACGAGATCGTCGAACGCGCCAAGGGCGCCGACGACGTGGTGCTCCTCGGCATTCCCACCCGCGGGGTCTTCCTCGCCCGCCGGCTGGCCGCCAAGCTCGAAGAGATCACCGGCCGCGCGGTACCGGTCGGCTCGCTCGACATCACGATGTACCGCGACGACCTGCGCCTGGGCCCGGCGCGCGCCCTCGCGCGCACCGACATCCCCGGTGACGGCATCGAGGGCCGTGTGGTCCTCCTCGTCGACGACGTGCTCTTCTCCGGCCGGACCATCCGCGCCGCCCTCGACGCCCTCAACGACATCGGCCGGCCGCGCGCCGTGCAGCTCGCCGTCCTGGTCGACCGCGGCCACCGCGAACTGCCGATCCGTGCCGACTACGTGGGCAAGAACCTCCCCACGTCGCTGCGGGAGACGGTCAAGGTCCAGCTCACCGAGGAGGACGGCCGCGACGCCGTGCTGCTCGGCGTGAAGCAGACCGCCCCGGCCGGCGAGCAGTAG
- the aroC gene encoding chorismate synthase, giving the protein MSRLRWLTAGESHGPALVATLEGLPAGVPITTDMVADALARRRLGYGRGARMKFERDEVTFLGGVRHGRTLGSPVAIMVGNTEWPKWEKVMAADPVDEAELAELARNAPLTRPRPGHADLAGMQKYGFDEARPILERASARETAARVALGTVARSFLKETAGIEIVSHVVELAAAKAPYGVVPKPSDVERLDADPVRCLDPEASAAMVAEIDQAHKDGDTLGGVVEVLAYGVPVGLGSHVHWDRRLDARLAAALMGIQAIKGVEVGDGFDLARVPGSKAHDEIVSTDEGIRRTTGRSGGTEGGLSTGELLRVRAAMKPIATVPRALATVDVATGEATQAHHQRSDVCAVPAAGIVAEAMVALVLADAVAEKFGGDSVPETRRNVRSFLDGLAIK; this is encoded by the coding sequence TTGAGCAGGTTGCGCTGGCTGACGGCGGGGGAGTCGCACGGCCCCGCACTCGTGGCGACGCTGGAGGGCCTCCCGGCCGGCGTCCCGATCACCACGGACATGGTGGCGGACGCCCTGGCCCGTCGCCGGCTCGGCTATGGCCGCGGTGCCCGCATGAAGTTCGAGCGCGACGAGGTCACCTTCCTGGGCGGTGTCCGGCACGGGCGCACCCTCGGCTCGCCCGTCGCGATCATGGTCGGGAACACCGAGTGGCCCAAGTGGGAGAAGGTCATGGCGGCCGACCCGGTCGACGAGGCGGAGCTGGCCGAACTGGCCCGTAACGCCCCGCTGACCCGGCCCCGCCCCGGCCACGCCGACCTGGCCGGCATGCAGAAGTACGGTTTCGACGAGGCCCGCCCGATCCTGGAGCGCGCCTCCGCCCGCGAGACCGCGGCCCGCGTCGCGCTCGGCACGGTCGCCCGCTCCTTCCTCAAGGAGACGGCCGGCATCGAGATCGTCTCGCACGTGGTCGAGCTGGCCGCTGCCAAGGCCCCCTACGGCGTGGTCCCCAAGCCCTCGGACGTGGAGCGGCTGGACGCCGACCCGGTGCGCTGCCTCGACCCCGAGGCGAGCGCGGCGATGGTCGCCGAGATCGACCAGGCCCACAAGGACGGTGACACCCTCGGCGGCGTCGTCGAGGTGCTGGCGTACGGCGTGCCCGTGGGCCTCGGCTCGCACGTCCACTGGGACCGGCGGCTGGACGCGCGGCTGGCCGCTGCCCTCATGGGTATCCAGGCCATTAAGGGCGTCGAGGTCGGCGACGGCTTCGACCTGGCCCGGGTCCCCGGCTCCAAGGCGCACGACGAGATCGTCTCCACCGACGAGGGGATCCGCCGCACCACCGGCCGCTCCGGCGGCACCGAGGGCGGCCTGTCCACCGGTGAGCTGCTGCGCGTACGGGCCGCGATGAAGCCCATCGCGACCGTCCCGCGCGCCCTGGCCACCGTCGACGTCGCCACCGGCGAGGCCACGCAGGCGCACCACCAGCGCTCCGACGTGTGCGCGGTCCCCGCGGCCGGCATCGTCGCCGAGGCGATGGTCGCGCTGGTGCTGGCGGACGCGGTGGCGGAGAAGTTCGGCGGCGACAGCGTGCCGGAGACCCGCCGCAACGTGCGGTCCTTCCTCGACGGCCTGGCGATCAAGTGA
- the efp gene encoding elongation factor P yields MASTNDLKNGLVLKLEGGQLWSVVEFQHVKPGKGPAFVRTKLKNVLSGKVVDKTFNAGVKVETANVDKRGMQFSYMDGEYFVFMDMDTYDQLHIDRKTVGDAANYLLEGFEAVVAQHDGSVLYVELPAAVELTIQETEPGVQGDRSTGGTKPATLETGYQIQVPLFITTGEKIKVDTRSGEYLGRVNS; encoded by the coding sequence GTGGCTTCCACGAACGACCTCAAGAACGGCCTGGTGCTCAAGCTCGAAGGCGGCCAGCTCTGGTCCGTCGTCGAGTTCCAGCACGTCAAGCCCGGCAAGGGCCCCGCCTTCGTCCGCACCAAGCTCAAGAACGTGCTGTCCGGCAAGGTGGTGGACAAGACCTTCAACGCCGGTGTGAAGGTCGAGACGGCCAACGTCGACAAGCGTGGGATGCAGTTCTCGTACATGGACGGCGAGTACTTCGTCTTCATGGACATGGACACCTACGACCAGCTTCACATCGACCGCAAGACCGTCGGTGACGCCGCCAACTACCTGCTCGAAGGCTTCGAGGCCGTCGTCGCCCAGCACGACGGCTCGGTGCTCTACGTCGAGCTGCCGGCCGCGGTCGAGCTGACCATCCAGGAGACCGAGCCCGGCGTCCAGGGCGACCGCTCCACCGGCGGCACCAAGCCCGCCACGCTGGAGACCGGCTACCAGATCCAGGTGCCGCTCTTCATCACGACCGGTGAGAAGATCAAGGTCGACACCCGCTCCGGCGAGTACCTCGGCCGGGTGAACAGCTAA
- a CDS encoding aminopeptidase P family protein has protein sequence MSELYSARRTRLRDRCAAAGSAAALISRPANVRYLAGCAPPGAALLLGPDDDLLLTEGPLSGDPSEGRPAEELRVSELPTRDGDPVVAAADQAARAGAGTLAVEEHHLTVARHRALAQVAPRLRLADLARAVEAQRVVKDDEEISCLRIAAEITDQALGELLESILVGRTERHLALELERRLVDHGADGPAFATSVGAGPHSGRPGHLPTDRRVEEGDFLTVNLGANYRGYRCEIGRTFVIGTTPADWQIELYDLVFAAQRAGRETLAPGVECREVDRAARQVLVGAGHGERLGPGTGHGVGLEIDEDPRLSPAAMGKLDACVPVTVDPGVHIPGRGGVRIDDTLVVRPEADGGPELLTITTKELLAL, from the coding sequence ATGTCCGAGCTCTACTCGGCCCGGCGTACGCGGCTGCGCGACCGCTGCGCCGCCGCCGGCAGCGCCGCGGCGCTGATCTCGCGTCCCGCCAATGTCCGCTACCTCGCCGGCTGCGCGCCACCCGGCGCGGCCCTGCTGCTCGGGCCCGACGACGACCTGCTGCTGACCGAGGGGCCGCTCAGCGGCGATCCCTCGGAGGGGCGGCCCGCCGAGGAGCTGCGGGTCTCCGAGCTGCCCACCCGGGACGGCGACCCGGTGGTGGCCGCCGCCGACCAGGCCGCGCGGGCCGGGGCGGGCACGCTGGCCGTCGAGGAGCATCACCTCACGGTCGCCCGGCACCGCGCGCTGGCCCAGGTGGCGCCCCGGCTGCGGCTCGCCGACCTCGCCCGCGCCGTCGAGGCGCAGCGGGTCGTCAAGGACGACGAGGAGATCTCCTGCCTGCGGATCGCCGCGGAGATCACCGACCAGGCCCTCGGGGAGTTGCTGGAGTCGATCCTGGTGGGCCGTACGGAACGGCACCTCGCCCTGGAACTGGAGCGCCGTCTGGTGGACCACGGCGCGGACGGCCCGGCCTTCGCCACCTCGGTCGGCGCGGGGCCGCATTCGGGGCGTCCCGGACATCTGCCGACCGACCGGCGGGTCGAGGAAGGTGACTTCCTGACCGTCAACCTGGGTGCGAACTACCGTGGTTACCGCTGCGAGATCGGCCGTACCTTCGTCATCGGCACCACGCCGGCGGACTGGCAGATCGAGCTGTACGACCTTGTTTTCGCAGCCCAGCGGGCCGGTCGGGAGACCCTGGCGCCGGGTGTGGAATGCCGCGAGGTGGACCGGGCGGCGCGTCAGGTGCTGGTCGGCGCGGGCCACGGCGAGCGCCTGGGGCCGGGTACCGGACACGGTGTGGGACTCGAAATCGACGAGGACCCTCGGCTGTCACCTGCGGCCATGGGTAAACTGGACGCTTGCGTGCCGGTCACCGTCGATCCGGGGGTTCACATCCCGGGCCGCGGCGGCGTCCGGATCGACGACACACTCGTCGTCCGCCCCGAGGCGGACGGCGGGCCCGAGCTACTCACGATCACGACCAAGGAGCTGCTCGCGCTCTGA
- the bldD gene encoding transcriptional regulator BldD: MSSEYAKQLGAKLRAIRTQQGLSLHGVEEKSQGRWKAVVVGSYERGDRAVTVQRLAELADFYGVPVQELLPGTTPGGAAEPPPKLVLDLERLAHVPAEKAGPLQRYAATIQSQRGDYNGKVLSIRQDDLRTLAVIYDQSPSVLTEQLISWGVLDADARRAVQHEDI, translated from the coding sequence ATGTCCAGCGAATACGCCAAACAGCTCGGGGCCAAGCTCCGCGCCATCCGCACCCAGCAGGGCCTCTCTCTCCACGGTGTCGAGGAGAAGTCCCAGGGCCGCTGGAAGGCCGTCGTGGTGGGTTCGTACGAGCGCGGCGACCGTGCCGTGACCGTGCAGCGCCTGGCCGAGCTGGCCGACTTCTACGGTGTCCCGGTGCAGGAACTCCTGCCGGGCACGACCCCGGGCGGAGCGGCCGAGCCGCCGCCGAAGCTGGTCCTGGACCTGGAGCGGCTGGCCCACGTCCCCGCCGAGAAGGCCGGCCCGCTGCAGCGCTACGCCGCCACGATCCAGAGCCAGCGCGGTGACTACAACGGCAAGGTCCTCTCGATCCGCCAGGACGACCTGCGCACCCTCGCGGTGATCTACGACCAGTCGCCCTCCGTGCTGACCGAGCAGCTCATCAGTTGGGGCGTGCTGGACGCCGACGCGCGCCGCGCGGTGCAGCACGAGGACATCTGA
- the aroB gene encoding 3-dehydroquinate synthase → MTEQATRIQVGGTAGTDPYEVLVGRQLLGELAGLIGKKAQRVAVLHPEALAATGEALREDLAGQGYEAIAVQLPNAEEAKTAEVAAYCWKALGQTGFTRTDVIVGVGGGATTDVAGFVAATWLRGVRWIAVPTTVLGMVDAAVGGKTGINTAEGKNLVGAFHPPAGVLCDLAALDSLPVHDYVSGLAEVIKAGFIADPAILELIESDPEGAKRPDGPHTAELIERAIRVKAEVVSADLKESGLREILNYGHTLAHAIEKNERYNWRHGAAVSVGMVFAAELGRIAGRLDDATADRHRAVLGAVGLPLTYRGDQWPKLLETMKVDKKTRGDRLRFIVLDGLAKPTVLEGPDPAMLLAAHAEIAA, encoded by the coding sequence GTGACGGAGCAGGCCACCCGCATCCAGGTCGGCGGCACCGCGGGCACCGACCCGTACGAGGTCCTGGTCGGCCGGCAGTTGCTGGGCGAGCTGGCGGGCCTGATCGGCAAGAAGGCCCAGCGCGTCGCCGTGCTGCACCCGGAGGCGCTGGCCGCCACCGGCGAGGCACTGCGCGAGGATCTGGCCGGCCAGGGCTACGAGGCCATTGCCGTCCAACTGCCCAACGCCGAGGAGGCCAAGACCGCCGAGGTCGCCGCGTACTGCTGGAAGGCGCTCGGCCAGACCGGCTTCACCCGCACCGACGTGATCGTGGGCGTCGGCGGCGGCGCCACCACCGACGTCGCGGGCTTCGTGGCCGCGACGTGGCTGCGCGGGGTGCGCTGGATCGCCGTACCGACCACCGTGCTCGGCATGGTGGACGCCGCGGTCGGCGGCAAGACCGGCATCAACACCGCCGAGGGCAAGAACCTGGTCGGCGCCTTCCACCCGCCGGCCGGTGTGCTGTGCGACCTGGCCGCGCTGGACTCCCTCCCGGTCCACGACTATGTGTCCGGGCTCGCCGAGGTCATCAAGGCCGGCTTCATCGCCGACCCGGCGATCCTGGAGCTGATCGAGTCCGACCCCGAGGGCGCCAAGCGCCCCGACGGGCCGCACACCGCCGAGCTGATAGAGCGCGCAATCCGGGTCAAGGCCGAGGTCGTCTCCGCGGACCTCAAGGAGTCCGGCCTGCGCGAGATCCTCAACTACGGGCACACCCTGGCGCACGCCATCGAGAAGAACGAGCGCTACAACTGGCGGCACGGCGCCGCCGTCTCCGTCGGCATGGTCTTCGCCGCCGAGCTGGGCCGGATCGCCGGCCGGCTGGACGACGCGACCGCCGACCGGCACCGCGCCGTACTGGGCGCGGTCGGCCTGCCGCTGACCTACCGCGGCGACCAGTGGCCCAAGCTGCTGGAGACGATGAAGGTCGACAAGAAGACGCGCGGCGACCGGCTGCGCTTCATCGTCCTGGACGGCCTGGCCAAGCCCACCGTCCTGGAGGGCCCCGACCCGGCCATGCTGCTCGCCGCGCACGCGGAGATCGCCGCGTGA